The following nucleotide sequence is from Halapricum desulfuricans.
CACGCGACGGATCTGCGAGTAGCCCGGACAGCCGGCCGGGAACGTATTCCCCAAGCAACGACCCGAGAAAGTCCCCCTCCTCCCCACTGGACTCCTCGAGGAGCACTTCCATCGCCCGCTTCGAGTACCCCTGCCAGAAGGCCCGATCGAGCAACCATTTCGGATCGGTGCGGTACTCGAACACCTTGTGTGCGACCTCCGCCCGCGGGTTGTACCAGACGCCGTGGTCGTACGCCTGTCGCAGACGCGCACCCAGCTCAGTCTCACCGCCCTGCAGATTGGCGTCGCCCTGCCGACCGCCGATGTCCGTATCGAACCCGCCGAGGTCCAAGAAAACGTCGCGTCGAAACGAGATGTTCGATCCGAACGTGTTGCGCACCTCGCCCGCAGCGTCGGCGTCACCGTCGGGTCCGAACCCCCGGTGAGTCACCCCGACCAGCCAGTAGAACTCCTCGGGCAGAAACGCGGGCTTGCCCGCGACCCACTCGGGGACCATCTTCCCGCCGACGGCCGGGGCGTCTCGCCGTTCGTACGCGTCGACGAGCTGGCTCACCCACTCCGGGTCGGCAATGGCGTCGTCGTCGATGAACGCGACGACGTCACCGCCCGCGACCTCCGCGCCGTGATTACGGGCCTCGAGCAGCCCGCGATTCTCCTCGAGCGCCGTGATCACGACGTCCTCGCTCTCTCCGAAATCGCGCTCGAACTGTCGCGTGACGGCTTCGCTCCCGTCGCTGACGAGCACGAGTTCGACCTCGTCGTAGGTCTGCTCGCGGACGCTCTCGGCGGCCTCGAGCAGGTCGTGATAGCGATCGAGCGTGTGCGTACACAGGACGACCGAAACGCGCATTCGGTCCAGTGTCGACGGGCGAGCGGCCTAAGCGTGTCGCTCTCGCTCGCAGATCGATGTGTCACGTCGTCTCTGGGTCAGACAGCACGCGACTCACAAAACAGCACGAACAGCAGTCCGTCCGCAAACCCGTTCAGGACAGTGTCAGTCCCGGGTGGGGACGCGACCGACGATCAGGCGTCGAGGCCCAGATCTTCGGCGCGCTTGTCGATCCACTCCTGCAGTTCCTCGATCGCGGCTTCGCCCTTCTCCTCGTCTTTGAACAGGTGCTTGAACCGGCCCTGCGGCTCGAGCCACTCGTCGATCGGCTCGCGGTCGCGGATCTTGTTGACGCTGGTGATCTCGCCGTCTTCCATCTCGAAGACCGGGAACAGCCCCGTCTTGACGGCCATCTCGGCGAGTTCGACGGTCTTCGCGGAGTCGAAGCCCCAGCCGACCGGACAGGGGGCGTAGACGTGGAGGAACTTCGGCCCGTCGATCTCCAGGGCCTTCTCGACTTTCTGCTTGAAGTCGTGGGGGTTGGAGATCGACGCCGTCGCGACGTAGGGCACGCCGTGATCGGCGGCGATCGAGGCCATGTCCTTCTTGTTGGTGTCGTTGCCGATGCTCTCCTTGCCAGCCGGCGAGGTAGTCGTCTCGGCACCGAACGGCGTCTGGCTGGAGCGCTGGACGCCGGTGTTCATGTACGCCTCGTTGTCGTACATGATATAGAGGACGTCGTGGCCACGCTCCATCATGCCCGACAGCGCCCGAAAGCCGATGTCGGCAGTCGCGCCGTCGCCGCCGATGGCGATGATGTTGACGTCGTCCTCGTCCTGCACGTCGAGGTGGTCGGGGTCGCGCCGGTCGAAGGCCTGATAGGCGGCCTCGACGCCCGCGGCGACGCTGGCGGCGTTCTCGAAGATGTTGTGGATGTAGCTGGTGCCCCAGGAACTCTCCGGATAGGGCGTGGAGATGACTTCCATGCAGCCAGTGGCGTTGGCGACGATCGTGTTTTCGCCGGCAGCTTCAGTGATGTATTTCATCGCCAGCGCGGGGCCACAGCCGGCACACGCGCGATGGCCCGGGTTCCACAGTTCGTCTTCGTGCTCGAGCTGGTCGGTGTAGTCTTGGTCTTGCAGGTCGGAACTCATAGGTCATCCCCTCCTTCGAGGAGTTCGGGACGCAGTTGCGGCCACGATTCGCTCTCTTTGAAGCCCATCTGCGGCGTCGCCGTCTTGGCGTCCTCGACGATCTCCGCGATGTCTTCGGGCTTGACGTCACGGCCGGCCATCCCCAGCACGTAGCTTTTGATGGGGGGCTGGCTCTCGGCGTGGTAGAGCGCGCCCTTGATCTCGCCGGCGAAGGCGCTCTCGTAGCCGGGAGACATCTCCTTGGTCAGGACGGCGACCGACTCGGCGTCGGCCAGCGCGTCGCGCAGTTCGGGGGCCGGGAACGGCCGGAACACGCGGGGTCGGACCATGCCGACCTTCTCGCCGTCCTCGCGGTAGGCGTCGACGACGTTGCGGATGGTGCCGGCGATCGACCCCATCGCGACGACGATGTGGTCGGCGTCGTCGGCGTAGTAGGTGTCCAGCATGCCGCCGTACTCGGTGTAATCGCGGCCGAACACGTCGCGGAACTCCTCGACTGCGTCGGCCCAGACCTCGCGGGCGTCCATCATCGCGCGCTGGATCTCGTAGCGGCTCTCCGTCCAGTGCTCGGGTCGGGCGTAGGCGCCCATCGTCTTCGGGTCCGAGGGGTCGAGCGTGTACTCGGGATCGCGCGGCGGGAGGAACTCGCTGACTTCCTCCTCGTCCGGGATGTTGGCCGGTTCCTGAACGTGCGTCAGGATGAAGCCGTCGAAGTTCGACAGCGCGGGCAGGTTGACCTGCTCGGCGACGCGGAAACCCAGCAGGACGTGGTCGATGGCTTCCTGGACGTCCTCGGCGTGGAACTGGAGCATGCCACCGTCCCGTTCCGCGAAGGCGTCGGTGTGGTCGGCCCAGATCGACAGCGGGGCCGACAGCGACCGGTTGGCGACCGCCATCACGATCGGCAGGCGCATCCCCGCGGCCGTAAAGAGTGGCTCGCTCATCAGCTTCAGGCCCTGGCTCGAGGTCGCGGAAAAGGCGCGAGCGCCGGCCGCCGACGCGCCGATACACGTCGAGGCGGCGTTGAACTCGCTGTCGACCTTGATGAACTCGCTGTCGAGGTCGCCGTCGGCGACCAGTTCGGAGAGCTTCTCGACGACGCCCGTCTGGGGCGTGATCGGGTACGCCGAGACGACGTCGGGGTCGGCGGCCATGACGCCCTTGGCGACTGCCGACGTCCCCTTCATCACTTCCTGTTCGTCCGATGGGTTCTGCTGGTCTGCTTGCGCCATATTATCCCTCCTCCCGTACCATCTCGATCGCGTCGGTCGGACACACTTCCGCGCAGATGCCACAGCCCTTGCAGTAGTCGAGATCGAACGCGTAGAAGTCCTCGCCCTCGACCGGCTTTGCGGCCTGGTCCGGGCAGTACGTCTCACACTGGCCGCAGTTGATACAGGTGTCCGGATCGACGACCGGCTTGTACTCCCGCCAGGAGCCGGTCTTGTTCGCGCGGGACGTGTTCGGTTCCGCGACGACGCCAGTCGTGATCTTCAGGTCTTCGTATGGGTCTTGCGTGTCGCTCATGCGTGTACCTCCGTGTACGCGTCGGTCGTGGCCGCGACGTTCTTCTGGCCGATCTCGCCCTCGAACTTGCGGGTGATGACCGCCTCGAGGCTGTCGGTACTCAACTTGTCAGTCGCGCCCGCGAAGGCCCCGAGCAGCGCCGTGTTCATGATCGGCCGACCGAGGTTCTCAAGCGCGATCTCGGTCGCGTCGACGGTGACGATCTCGGCGTCGGTGTCGATGGCGACGTCCTCGGGGTCGGCGTCCGTGTTGACGATCAGGATGCCGTCGTCGCTGAGCCCCTCCGTCACGTCAACGTACTCCAGCAGGCTCGTGTCCTGAACGATGACACAATCCGGCTGTTCGACGTGGCTTCGCTCGGTGATTTTCTCGTCGCTATACCGTACGTAGGCCTCGACGGGCGCTCCGCGTCGCTCGACACCGAACGACGGTGTCGCCTGCGACCAGATGCCGTCCTCGTGGCCTGCCTGTGCGAGCAGCTGGGCAAGCGTGACCGACCCTTGCCCGCCGCGTCCGTGAATTCTGATCTGATACATCGTGTGTCCCTCCGGGATGGGATGGCCCCGTAATCGTCCCGACGCAAACCGTCGGTCTATGGACCACCGTGGTCTCTCCTATGTCCTCCACCCATTCACCATTTGACCCCCAAAATACGGGGTGTTTAAGAGATAGGTAGATATGCTTCAGGAACGTTCATCATTGTAGGGAAAACCGTTACAGTTTTTCGAATCATCAATCATCAACTTCTCTCCCTCCCTCGACCCCGATAGCGGCCGATCCGGGATCGAGAGACCCAGTCTCCACGGTCAGAACGCTCCCGAGAGCGGTGATCGGGACATCTGATTGAACCCCCAATATTTGGGTATGGTGTGTGGTACATCGTGGCGCAATCTCAAGCGACTGAGGCCGGGTGATATTATAATAAGATATATTATATTAGGATCGGCTCACTGTCCAGAAACGCGCGTTTCAGTCCGGACGGCCGCTGTCAATTCGTGTTACGACCGATCTTTAATGAACATCCCTATGATATATCCGGTCAGATCCGCCAACGTTATACCCTAGCCCCTTTCAGAGGGTGGTATGACTTTGCACGCCAGAGAGATAAACCAGGACGTCAGGGAACTGGGCGAGCTCCTGGGATCGGTCATCAAACATCAAAGCTCCGAGGAGGCGTTCGACCTCGTCGAGACGGTGCGCAACGCGGCGATCAACTACCGGCGCGGCGACGCCGATAGCCGGGACCCGATCCACGACACGCTCGATCGGCTGTCTCCGGAAAAGCAGGACGTCGTTGCACGTGCGTTCACGACCTACTTCGAACTCATCAATCTCGCCGAAGAGCGCGAACGCGTTCGTGAGATCCGAGAGGGCAGTCAGGACGGCGTACTCGACGACAGCGTGGAGGAGGCCGCCGAATACCTCTACGAGCACGACGTCGACCCGGAGACCGTCGAGTCGATCCTCGAGGACGTGTTGATCCAGCCGACGTTCACGGCCCATCCGACCGAAGCGCGGCGCAAGACGGTCAAGGCGAAGCTCCGTGACATCGCCGGCAACCTGGAGGAACTGGACGAGGTGCGGCTGACGGAAAACGAGGACCGGCGGGTCCGCCGGAACGTCCGCGCGCAGGTGACGAGCCTCTGGCAGACGCCACAGGTCAGAGACCGCCGGCCGGAAGTCACCGACGAGGCGCTGAACGTCCAGTGGTACCTCGAGAACGTCCTGTTCGACGTCATCGACGAGGTCTACGAGGAGTTCGAGTGGGCGCTTGACGACGTCTACGAGTCCGAGATCGACGTGCCGAAACTCTACGAGTTCCGCTCGTGGGCCGGGTCCGACCGCGACGGCAACCCGTACGTGACGCCCGAAGTCACCGCCGAGACGCTCGAGCGACAGCGCGACGTCGTGCTCCCGCTGTACCGTGACCGACTGAAGGAACTATCGGGCGTGCTGACACAGGACGGCCGCCAGATCGACGTCGGAGAGCGCTTCCAGGAGCGACTCGACGCTCACCGCGAACGGCTGCCCGGTATCGCCGCCGAAGCCAAAGAGCGCTATCCGAACGAGCCCTACCGACAGAAACTCAAGCTGATGCGCGAGTCGGTGCTGCGGGTTTCGGACGTCCGCTCTGGCGGCTACAGCGACGAGGACGAGTTCCTCGAGGACCTGCGAGCGATCGCCGACAGCCTCGAACGCAACGGCGCCGGCCAGATCTCCGAGACCTACGTCGAGCCGCTGATGCGGAAGGTCGCGACGTTCGGGTTCACCCTCGCCAGCCTCGATCTGCGCGACCACCGCGGGATGCACACCGACGCGATCGCCGAGGCGGTCGACCAGCAAGAGGACATCGACTACAAGGGAATGGACGAACAGGAGCGCCAGGAGTTCCTGACCGAGGCGATCCTGCAGGACGAGCCGATCATCGACATCACGGACAGAGCAGAGCTCTCAGACGACGCCGAGCGCGTGCTCAGGCGCTTCGAAGAGGCGGCCAACTGGCAGCAGGAGTTCGGCGTCGACGCGATCGACACCTACGCGATCAGCTGGTTCGAAGAGCCGAGCCACGGGCTGGAGGTGCTGTTCCTCGGCGACCAGGCCGGAATCGTCGACCTGCCGGGCTACTGTGGGTTCGACATCGTCCCGCTGCTCGAGAGCGAGTACGCGCTCTCGGGCGCACGCCGGATCATGGGGACGCTGTTCGAGAACGAGGCCTACGCACAGGCGCTGGAGGCGCGCAACGACACCCAGGAGATCATGCTGGGGTATTCCGACTCCAACAAGGAGAACGGCTATCTCGCGGCCCAGTGGTCGCTGTACCGCAACCAGAAGCGACTTGCGGCGATCCACGACGACTACGATATCGACCTGCGGCTGTTCCACGGTCGCGGGGGATCGATCTCCCGCGGCGGCGTGCCGATGCACGAGGCGATGCTGGCGCTACCCAACGAGACCTGCAACGGCCAGATCAAGTTCACCGAGCAGGGCGAGGCCATCTCCGAGAAGTACGCCAACGACAGCATCGCTGAGCGGAACCTCGAACAGATGGTCAACGCGCAGGTCAAGGCGCGTCACAACGCGATGCACGAGCCGATCGAGGAGGTCCCCGACGAGTGGATGTCGGCAATGGAGACTGCGTCCGACGCCGCCCGCGAGGAGTATCAGGGCCTGCTGGAGACCGACGGGTTCGTCGAGTTCTTCGGGCAGGCGACGCCGATCGGCGTCATCGAGGACCTGAACCTCGGTTCGCGGCCCGCCTCACGGAGCGGCGAACGCAGCGTCGAGGACCTGCGCGCGATCCCGTGGGTCTTCTCCTGGACGCAGGCCCGCTGTATCATCCCCGGCTGGTACTCGCTGGCGTCCGGGATCGAGGCCTACCTCGAGAACGGCGGCGATGTCGAGACGCTCCAGACGATGTACGAGGAGTGGCCGTTCTTCAACACGATCCTGGATCACGCCGCGCTGGCGCTTGCCCGCACCGACATGGAGATCGCCCAGCAGTACGCCGACCTGGCCGACGACGAGTTGCGCGAGAAGATCTTCCCGACCATCCGAAACGAGTACGAGAGCGCAGTCGATCTCGTCCTCGAGATCACCGGTCGCGACGAGCTCACCCACCGTGACTGGCTCGAAGAGAACCTCGAACGCCGCAACCCGTACGTCGACCCGCTGAACCTCCTCCAGATCCGGCTGCTGGCCCAGAGCCACCTCACCGAGACCGAACAGCAGACGCTGCGACTCACGGTCCACGGCATCGCTGCCGGGATGAAAAACACCGGATAACGCCGTCCGTCTGGCTCGCTTCGTCGTCTGCAGTCTTTGACTGGCTGTCCCCCGCGTCTGTTCGTCGCCGCCAGACGGGATTCCCCGGCACCCTATTTACAGACTCTGCGCAGTGCAAAGATAGAACCATTTATTTACGTCCGGGTAAACATATCCGACAGGAATGACACTACACACGATCCTGCTGGCAGTCGGACCGGACGACAACGACCGCGCGGAAGAGCTCGCCGAGGCCGTCGTCGAGATCGCGAAACCGGCCGACGCGGAGGTCGTCATCGGCCACGTGTTCACCGAAAGCGAGTTCCGGCGAGCGGCCGAGCGGCTGGACTTCGACGACGACCTGGCGGACCCCAACGAGGTCGCAAAGCGCCACCAGACGGTGCGGACGATGACGGAGTTGCTCGACGAGGCCGGCGTCGACTATACGATCCGCGGGGAAGTCGGCGAACACGCCGAGGAGATCGTCGAACTCGCGACGAAAGTCGAGGCCGATCGCGTCGTCGTCGGCGGTCGCAAGCGCTCGCCGACCGGCAAGGCCGTGTTCGGATCGACCGCACAGGCGGTCATGCTCGACGCGCCCTGTCCGGTGACGTTCGTGCGCGGCGAAGACAAAGAGTAGGCGGTCGTACCCCGACCGCCCGAGGGCGGTCGGTCCGGAGCAGGCTTACCGATCAGTCGATCAGCGCGGCTTCGATGAGTTCGAGCGGGTGGCGGACCTCGTAGCCGGTGCCGTGTTCCATCTGGCTCGCACAGGTGGGACACTCGGTCATGCCGGTCGTCCCCTCGGATTCCTCCATGTGCTCGAACATCTCCGAGCCGATCTCCATCGACTTCTCGTATTTTTCGGACTTCCAGCCGTAGGTGCCCGAGATGCCCGAGCAGGACTCGCCGACGTCCTCGACCGCGACGCCGTCGAGATCGCGGAAGAGCTCGATCGCCTGCCGTTCCAGCCCCTGATTGCGGGCGTGACACGGCGCGTGGTAGGCGAACTCCTCTTCGAGTTCGCCCGAGACTTCGGCCGCTTCGAGTTCCTGGCGGACGTCGGTGTGGATCCGGAGGTACTCGACGGCGTCGTAGGTGTGCTCGGCGAGGTCGTCGATCCCGTCGATGTCGAACAGCTCGGGGTACTCGTTGCGCAGCGCCATCGAACAGGAGGTACAAGAGGCGACGACGTCGGCCCCCTCCTCGATTGCGGCCGTGAGTTCCTCGACATTGGTCTCGGCGTGGCGGCGGGCGTCGTCGAGCATCCCGTTTGCGAACATCGGCGTGCCCGAGCACTTCTGGGGCGGGACCATGACCTCGTAGCCGAAGTGCTCGTAGATGCGGACCAGCGCCTTCGCGACCTCGGGCGTGTTGTAGTTCGAGTAACAGCCGTGGAAGTACGCGATCTTCTTGTCGTCCGAGTGGACCTTCGCGCCGCCACGCTCGGACCACCACTGCCTGAACGTCTGGGTGGCGAACTCGGGGAACTCCCGCTCGCTTGGGATGTGCATGACCTTCTCCATCGCCCACCGGACCGGACCGAAGTTCATGAAGAAGTTGGCCGTCCGCGGGAACATGCTCGCGAAGTACGCGGAGGTCCGGTAGTTGGCGAGGATCCGATTGCGGATGTACTTGACCGAGAGCTTCGACACCTGGTTGTCGACGTACTCCCCGCGGGCGGTGTTGTGCATCTGCGCCAGGTTGACCCCTGACGGACAGGACGTGTCACACCGAAGGCAGTTCGAACACTCCGAGATAGACGGATCGATCTCGTAGTCGTCGTCCGTCTGTTTGAGCCGCCACTGTTCGGGGCCTTGGAACTTCGGTCCCGGGAAGTCGTCGTCGACTTCCGCGACGGGACAGTTGGTGTCACAGGTCGAGCACTTGTAGCACGAGTCCGCGCCGGGCCGGAGGTCGAAGCCGTCGTCCTCGGGGAAGACCTCCAGGGGTTCGTACTCTTCGCCTGTGTTCGGTACGATCGGGTCGAACTGCGTCGGGTCTCTAGCGTCGCTCATTGTGCCTCCTGTGCCGCGAGACGGCCAGCGTGATATCCTGTCGCGATCGAGACGCCGCTGCCTGATTTCTCGGCGGCGAAGTCATACCCACCGAGTACGGAACCGGCCGCCCGGAGGTTCTCGAACTCGGGCGAGCCGGCGGAATCGAGCGGCCGCAACTCGGCGTCGGGGTCAACGCCGAACCCGGCGAACGGATGCTCACCGAAGACGGCCTCATCAAACCAGTCGTATCGGTCCTCGGAGTGTTCGACGTGACAGTCGAAGATCGGCTCGTAGACGTGCTCGCGGTCGGACTCGACGCCCTTGCCGACGAGCCCGCCGGTCGCGAGCACGAACTGCTCTGCGCTGTAGGGGATCCGCGCGTTCTGTTTGTCGACGTAAACAGTCTCGACGCGGTCCTGACCGTCAAAAGAGACGACGGGGTTGCCGCTCTCGAAGTTGCCGCCGGCCTCGTCGAACGCCTCGAAGAGCCGGTCCTCCAGTCGGACGCCGGGCATCGACGGCGGCGTCGCCGGCACCTCGAAGACCTCGATACCGAGTTCCGCTTCCAGGGCCGCCCGCACGCCAGCGGCGTCGGCGTCGCCGAGGACGGCCGGGAGGCCGATACGCCCCTCGTCTTCGATCAACGGGTTGAGGCGTTCGACCAGGGCGTCTCGGGCCCCGCGCTCGCGGCCCCGTACTTCCACAGGGCCGTTGTTCTCGAGCAGTTTCGCGTAGCGAGTGACCTTGGCGTCGTCCATCAGGTCGCCGGGGAACTGGATCGTCTCCCCGCGCACGTCGAACGGAACGCCCGCGGCCTCGAGGTGGGCCGCGACGTGAGGCGCATCGAAGTCCGGCATCGCCTCGAACCCGACTAGCAGGAGGTCGCGGTCGTCGCTGGCGAGCCCGGCGGCCGCGCCCTCGGGGTACCGAGCGGTCGGCTTGACCGTCCCGCCGTAGGTCGGCAGCAGGGCGTTGACATCGGTGTGGCCGCCACGATACGTGTCGGCGACCTCGTCGAACATCGACATCGCCTCCCTGACGGTATCCTCGCCGAGGAGCCGATACGGGTGCTCGTCGGGGAGTTCGGGAATAGCGTCGTAGGGGTCAGTCAGCGGTCCCTCACCGTCTGGAGTGTACCCGAGTACGTCGATCAGCCCCGACGCCTGCCGGAGCGTGCTTTGTTTGTACGTGACCAGCCGCACGTCAGCGCCCTCGCGCGCGGCCGAGATCGCACTCGACAGCCCCGCGAGACCGCCGCCGATCACCAGCACGTCCGATTCAATAGCCATCCCGTTCACCCCCATCGGCGGCGACGTCAGCACCGCCGGGCTCGCCGGACGCGTCGGATCCAGCGTCGAACGCGGCGAAGTCGATCGGGTTGCCGTCGGCGGGATCGTTGTCCCGGTTCTGGGTGGTCGCGTGCAACGCGTAGTTCAACATGGCCTGCGAGAGCTGCTGGCCCCAGAGGGCGTGGCGCTGGCCCTTCCAGCGCTCCTGGAGCAGTTCGTCCCAGGCCTCGCGGGCGACGGCTTCGTCGAAGGTTTGCCCGTCGACGCGGGTGTCGTGAAGCTCGCTGGCCAGCCGGTGGACGCACATCCCGCCCTGACAGTTGCCCATCGAGGCGCGGGTCCGGATGCGCACGGCGTTGAGGTCCGAGCCCGACTGCTCGATGGCGTCCTGCACTTCAGCGCGCGTGACTCCCTCACACTCACAGATCACC
It contains:
- the aglG gene encoding glucosyl-dolichyl phosphate glucuronosyltransferase, with the translated sequence MRVSVVLCTHTLDRYHDLLEAAESVREQTYDEVELVLVSDGSEAVTRQFERDFGESEDVVITALEENRGLLEARNHGAEVAGGDVVAFIDDDAIADPEWVSQLVDAYERRDAPAVGGKMVPEWVAGKPAFLPEEFYWLVGVTHRGFGPDGDADAAGEVRNTFGSNISFRRDVFLDLGGFDTDIGGRQGDANLQGGETELGARLRQAYDHGVWYNPRAEVAHKVFEYRTDPKWLLDRAFWQGYSKRAMEVLLEESSGEEGDFLGSLLGEYVPGRLSGLLADPSRENGMQLLMLVVLTGVVGTGYLYGLTKYR
- the porB gene encoding pyruvate synthase subunit PorB, producing the protein MSSDLQDQDYTDQLEHEDELWNPGHRACAGCGPALAMKYITEAAGENTIVANATGCMEVISTPYPESSWGTSYIHNIFENAASVAAGVEAAYQAFDRRDPDHLDVQDEDDVNIIAIGGDGATADIGFRALSGMMERGHDVLYIMYDNEAYMNTGVQRSSQTPFGAETTTSPAGKESIGNDTNKKDMASIAADHGVPYVATASISNPHDFKQKVEKALEIDGPKFLHVYAPCPVGWGFDSAKTVELAEMAVKTGLFPVFEMEDGEITSVNKIRDREPIDEWLEPQGRFKHLFKDEEKGEAAIEELQEWIDKRAEDLGLDA
- a CDS encoding pyruvate ferredoxin oxidoreductase; its protein translation is MAQADQQNPSDEQEVMKGTSAVAKGVMAADPDVVSAYPITPQTGVVEKLSELVADGDLDSEFIKVDSEFNAASTCIGASAAGARAFSATSSQGLKLMSEPLFTAAGMRLPIVMAVANRSLSAPLSIWADHTDAFAERDGGMLQFHAEDVQEAIDHVLLGFRVAEQVNLPALSNFDGFILTHVQEPANIPDEEEVSEFLPPRDPEYTLDPSDPKTMGAYARPEHWTESRYEIQRAMMDAREVWADAVEEFRDVFGRDYTEYGGMLDTYYADDADHIVVAMGSIAGTIRNVVDAYREDGEKVGMVRPRVFRPFPAPELRDALADAESVAVLTKEMSPGYESAFAGEIKGALYHAESQPPIKSYVLGMAGRDVKPEDIAEIVEDAKTATPQMGFKESESWPQLRPELLEGGDDL
- a CDS encoding 4Fe-4S binding protein, which codes for MSDTQDPYEDLKITTGVVAEPNTSRANKTGSWREYKPVVDPDTCINCGQCETYCPDQAAKPVEGEDFYAFDLDYCKGCGICAEVCPTDAIEMVREEG
- a CDS encoding pyruvate ferredoxin oxidoreductase subunit gamma — translated: MYQIRIHGRGGQGSVTLAQLLAQAGHEDGIWSQATPSFGVERRGAPVEAYVRYSDEKITERSHVEQPDCVIVQDTSLLEYVDVTEGLSDDGILIVNTDADPEDVAIDTDAEIVTVDATEIALENLGRPIMNTALLGAFAGATDKLSTDSLEAVITRKFEGEIGQKNVAATTDAYTEVHA
- the ppc gene encoding phosphoenolpyruvate carboxylase — translated: MTLHAREINQDVRELGELLGSVIKHQSSEEAFDLVETVRNAAINYRRGDADSRDPIHDTLDRLSPEKQDVVARAFTTYFELINLAEERERVREIREGSQDGVLDDSVEEAAEYLYEHDVDPETVESILEDVLIQPTFTAHPTEARRKTVKAKLRDIAGNLEELDEVRLTENEDRRVRRNVRAQVTSLWQTPQVRDRRPEVTDEALNVQWYLENVLFDVIDEVYEEFEWALDDVYESEIDVPKLYEFRSWAGSDRDGNPYVTPEVTAETLERQRDVVLPLYRDRLKELSGVLTQDGRQIDVGERFQERLDAHRERLPGIAAEAKERYPNEPYRQKLKLMRESVLRVSDVRSGGYSDEDEFLEDLRAIADSLERNGAGQISETYVEPLMRKVATFGFTLASLDLRDHRGMHTDAIAEAVDQQEDIDYKGMDEQERQEFLTEAILQDEPIIDITDRAELSDDAERVLRRFEEAANWQQEFGVDAIDTYAISWFEEPSHGLEVLFLGDQAGIVDLPGYCGFDIVPLLESEYALSGARRIMGTLFENEAYAQALEARNDTQEIMLGYSDSNKENGYLAAQWSLYRNQKRLAAIHDDYDIDLRLFHGRGGSISRGGVPMHEAMLALPNETCNGQIKFTEQGEAISEKYANDSIAERNLEQMVNAQVKARHNAMHEPIEEVPDEWMSAMETASDAAREEYQGLLETDGFVEFFGQATPIGVIEDLNLGSRPASRSGERSVEDLRAIPWVFSWTQARCIIPGWYSLASGIEAYLENGGDVETLQTMYEEWPFFNTILDHAALALARTDMEIAQQYADLADDELREKIFPTIRNEYESAVDLVLEITGRDELTHRDWLEENLERRNPYVDPLNLLQIRLLAQSHLTETEQQTLRLTVHGIAAGMKNTG
- a CDS encoding universal stress protein, whose product is MTLHTILLAVGPDDNDRAEELAEAVVEIAKPADAEVVIGHVFTESEFRRAAERLDFDDDLADPNEVAKRHQTVRTMTELLDEAGVDYTIRGEVGEHAEEIVELATKVEADRVVVGGRKRSPTGKAVFGSTAQAVMLDAPCPVTFVRGEDKE
- a CDS encoding anaerobic glycerol-3-phosphate dehydrogenase subunit C; its protein translation is MSDARDPTQFDPIVPNTGEEYEPLEVFPEDDGFDLRPGADSCYKCSTCDTNCPVAEVDDDFPGPKFQGPEQWRLKQTDDDYEIDPSISECSNCLRCDTSCPSGVNLAQMHNTARGEYVDNQVSKLSVKYIRNRILANYRTSAYFASMFPRTANFFMNFGPVRWAMEKVMHIPSEREFPEFATQTFRQWWSERGGAKVHSDDKKIAYFHGCYSNYNTPEVAKALVRIYEHFGYEVMVPPQKCSGTPMFANGMLDDARRHAETNVEELTAAIEEGADVVASCTSCSMALRNEYPELFDIDGIDDLAEHTYDAVEYLRIHTDVRQELEAAEVSGELEEEFAYHAPCHARNQGLERQAIELFRDLDGVAVEDVGESCSGISGTYGWKSEKYEKSMEIGSEMFEHMEESEGTTGMTECPTCASQMEHGTGYEVRHPLELIEAALID
- the glpB gene encoding glycerol-3-phosphate dehydrogenase subunit GlpB is translated as MAIESDVLVIGGGLAGLSSAISAAREGADVRLVTYKQSTLRQASGLIDVLGYTPDGEGPLTDPYDAIPELPDEHPYRLLGEDTVREAMSMFDEVADTYRGGHTDVNALLPTYGGTVKPTARYPEGAAAGLASDDRDLLLVGFEAMPDFDAPHVAAHLEAAGVPFDVRGETIQFPGDLMDDAKVTRYAKLLENNGPVEVRGRERGARDALVERLNPLIEDEGRIGLPAVLGDADAAGVRAALEAELGIEVFEVPATPPSMPGVRLEDRLFEAFDEAGGNFESGNPVVSFDGQDRVETVYVDKQNARIPYSAEQFVLATGGLVGKGVESDREHVYEPIFDCHVEHSEDRYDWFDEAVFGEHPFAGFGVDPDAELRPLDSAGSPEFENLRAAGSVLGGYDFAAEKSGSGVSIATGYHAGRLAAQEAQ